One genomic window of Gossypium hirsutum isolate 1008001.06 chromosome D11, Gossypium_hirsutum_v2.1, whole genome shotgun sequence includes the following:
- the LOC121223301 gene encoding uncharacterized protein, with amino-acid sequence MLKELTVKECDVLLNIFSPFLLGVFQRLEKLKVTDCASLEEVFQLQVQGLDIEETYEVHSQLREVNLVRLPKLKHVWTKHRKGNISFENLQDVFILECGSLKTLFPFSIAKALHQLERLRINRCGLEQIVSKSVEDSDEREICFAFNQLSFLRLWYLPNLTCLYPGMHRTTWPALKQLKISGCGRIKIFGHEESEIPHPLFVIEKV; translated from the coding sequence ATGCTAAAAGAGTTGACTGTTAAGGAATGTGATGTGTTGTTGAACAtcttttcaccttttcttttGGGAGTGTTccaaagattagagaaattgaAAGTGACTGATTGTGCTTCACTGGAAGAAGTGTTCCAACTCCAAGTGCAAGGATTGGATATTGAGGAAACATATGAGGTACACAGTCAATTAAGAGAAGTGAATCTCGTTCGTCTACCAAAGTTGAAGCATGTTTGGACCAAGCATCGCAAAGgaaatatttcttttgaaaatctgCAAGATGTATTCATTCTTGAATGTGGGAGCTTGAAAACTctatttccattttcaattgcCAAAGCTCTTCACCAACTTGAAAGACTTAGGATTAATAGGTGTGGGTTGGAACAGATTGTCTCAAAGAGCGTCGAAGACTCAGATGAACGAGAAATTTGTTTTGCATTTAATCAGTTGTCCTTCCTTAGGCTATGGTATCTACCAAACCTAACATGTCTCTACCCAGGAATGCATAGAACAACATGGCCTGCATTAAAGCAATTGAAGATATCTGGGTGTGGGAGGATTAAGATATTTGGGCATGAAGAATCTGAAATCCCACATCCACTTTTCGTCATTGAAAAGGTATGA
- the LOC107925800 gene encoding uncharacterized protein: protein MLLNIFSPFFLGVFQRLEKLKVTDCASLEEVFQPQVQGLDIEETYAVHSQLREVNLVRLPKLKHVWTKHRKGNISFENLQDVFILKCGSLKTLFPFSIAKDLHQLERLTINRCGLEEIVSKSVEDSDEQEICFAFNQLSFLRLWHLPNLTCFYPGMHRTTWPALKQLKISGCGRIKIFGHEESEIPHPLFVIEKVIPQLEEVSFSRDDIAMISDGKYEANLFCNIKLLRISGYSDESAVFPISFLRRFYNLESLELGSCNFKELASFESNACEEKDTIITIPNIKNLKLDVIKNIRHFWKQDSSFDHICASLVRLEVWKCDSLINLGIDLSFFENLTTLDVWKCKEMLEFKTSSKARSLVCLVTMRIRECEMMREVIVSEEDDTSCEIVFSKLKRLELCCLQSLTSFCSGSYTLRFPFLEQVTLSQCPRMKNFCQGELTTPKLHKLQLTETDFRGRWAGNLNATIEQLNTEV, encoded by the exons ATGTTGTTGAACATCTTTTCACCTTTTTTCTTGGGAGTTTtccaaagattagagaaactgaaaGTGACTGATTGTGCTTCACTAGAAGAAGTGTTCCAACCCCAAGTGCAAGGATTGGATATTGAAGAAACATATGCGGTACACAGTCAATTAAGAGAAGTGAATCTCGTTCGTCTACCAAAGTTGAAGCATGTTTGGACCAAGCATCGCAAAGgaaatatttcttttgaaaatctaCAAGATGTATTCATTCTTAAATGTGGAAGCTTGAAAACTctatttccattttcaattgcCAAAGATCTTCACCAACTTGAAAGACTTACTATTAATAGGTGTGGGTTGGAGGAGATTGTCTCAAAGAGTGTCGAAGACTCAGATGAACAAGAAATTTGTTTTGCATTTAATCAGTTGTCCTTCCTTAGGCTATGGCATCTACCAAACCTAACATGTTTCTACCCAGGAATGCATAGAACAACATGGCCTGCATTAAAGCAATTGAAGATATCTGGGTGTGGGAGGATTAAGATATTTGGGCATGAAGAATCTGAAATCCCACATCCACTTTTCGTCATTGAAAAG GTTATTCCCCAATTGGAGGAGGTTTCATTTAGTCGTGATGATATTGCGATGATAAGTGATGGCAAATATGAGGCCAACTTATTTTGCAATATAAAATTGCTTCGAATTTCTGGCTACTCAGATGAATCAGCTGTTTTCCCGATTTCTTTCCTTAGAAGGTTTTACAATCTTGAAAGCCTTGAGTTGGGTTCTTGCAATTTCAAAGAGCTAGCTTCTTTCGAAAGCAATGCATGTGAAGAGAAAGACACGATCATCACGATCCCAAATATCAAGAACTTGAAATTGGATGTGATTAAAAACATAAGACATTTTTGGAAGCAAGACTCCTCGTTTGACCATATTTGTGCAAGTCTCGTACGTCTTGAAGTTTGGAAATGTGACAGTTTGATTAATTTAGGAATAGATCTTTCATTCTTTGAAAATCTTACAACCTTGGATGTCTGGAAATGCAAAGAGATGTTAGAGTTTAAAACATCTTCTAAAGCCCGAAGTTTGGTGTGCCTTGTTACAATGAGGATAAGAGAATGTGAAATGATGAGAGAAGTAATTGTAAGCGAAGAGGATGATACGTCATGTGAGATTGTGTTTAGCAAGCTGAAACGTTTGGAGCTTTGTTGTTTACAAAGCCTCACAAGTTTTTGTTCAGGCAGTTACACCTTAAGGTTTCCATTCTTGGAACAAGTTACTTTGAGCCAGTGTCCTAGAATGAAGAACTTCTGTCAAGGAGAGCTAACCACACCAAAACTGCATAAACTGCAGTTAACAGAAACAGATTTTAGGGGACGTTGGGCTGGTAACCTTAATGCCACCATTGAACAGTTAAACACAGAAG TGTAA
- the LOC107925943 gene encoding uncharacterized protein, translated as MNQPFSRFLSLEGFTILKALSWVKELASFESNACEDKDTIITIPNIKNLKLDVIKNIRHFWNQDSSFDHICASLVRLEVWKCDSLINLGIDLSFFENLTTLDVWKCKEMLALITSSKARSLVCLVTMRIRECEMMREVIVSEEDDTSYEIVFSELKRLELHCLESLASFCSGSYTLRFPSLEQVTISQCPRMKNFYQGELTTPKLHKVQLTETDFRGRWVGDLNATVEQLFKEQAGYRGLKHMKFSMFPELIDIWSRNPQEMLDFIALEYLEVCDSSKLRFIFNLSTAFSLRQLRQMEIKRCGNLEQVIKEEGSSIMVEEATIHSSKIISIFPRLQSVMVESCPNMTSFYLGSKGLECLSLVEIKVADCSNMTTFISTFSRDEDREAIIGDEVDNAATFFSDKVRFSFNESSLIHLSYMANNDS; from the exons ATGAATCAGCCGTTTTCCCGATTTCTTTCCTTAGAAGGTTTTACAATCTTGAAAGCCTTGAGTTGGGTCAAAGAGCTAGCTTCTTTTGAAAGCAATGCATGTGAAGATAAAGACACGATCATCACGATTCCAAATATCAAGAACTTGAAATTGGATGTGATTAAAAACATAAGACATTTTTGGAATCAAGACTCCTCGTTTGACCATATTTGTGCAAGTCTCGTACGTCTTGAAGTTTGGAAATGTGACAGTTTGATTAATTTAGGAATAGATCTTTCATTCTTTGAAAATCTTACAACCTTAGATGTCTGGAAATGCAAAGAGATGTTAGCGTTGATAACATCTTCTAAAGCCCGAAGTTTGGTGTGCCTTGTTACAATGAGGATAAGAGAATGTGAAATGATGAGAGAAGTAATTGTAAGCGAAGAGGATGATACGTCATATGAGATTGTGTTTAGCGAGCTGAAACGTTTGGAGCTTCATTGTTTAGAAAGCCTCGCAAGTTTTTGTTCAGGCAGTTACACATTAAGGTTTCCATCCTTGGAACAAGTTACTATAAGCCAGTGTCCTAGAATGAAGAACTTCTATCAAGGAGAGCTAACCACACcaaaattgcataaagtgcagtTAACAGAAACAGATTTTAGGGGACGTTGGGTTGGTGATCTTAATGCCACTGTGGAGCAATTATTCAAAGAGCAG GCTGGATATCGTGGTCTAAAGCATATGAAGTTCTCAATGTTTCCAGAGCTAATAGACATATGGAGTAGAAATCCTCAAGAAATGTTGGATTTTATAGCTCTTGAATATTTGGAGGTTTGTGATTCCAGCAAATTGAGATTCATTTTTAACCTATCAACGGCCTTCAGCCTAAGGCAACTCCGACAAATGGAAATCAAGAGATGTGGTAATTTGGAACAAGTCATCAAAGAAGAGGGTTCAAGTATAATGGTTGAGGAAGCAACAATACATAGCAGCAAGATCATTAGCATATTCCCTCGTCTACAATCCGTTATGGTGGAGTCTTGTCCAAATATGACAAGCTTTTACCTGGGAAGTAAAGGTCTTGAATGTCTATCATTGGTTGAAATTAAAGTAGCTGACTGTTCGAACATGACTACTTTTATCTCTACATTTTCAAGAGACGAAGATAGAGAAGCAATAATTGGTGATGAAGTTGATAATGCTGCTACATTTTTCTCCGACAAGGTTAGATTTTCTTTTAATGAATCTTCATTAATACATTTAAGTTATATGGCTAATAATGACTCATAA
- the LOC121223302 gene encoding probable disease resistance protein At4g27220 — MEIITGAAGNLVTGVFSNMFQKIRRNFSYVCRYRRMVSGFEKKVETLKDKRDGVLLDVDAAEKNGENIYPVVNTWLAKADKMIDSELKEVKSLEDEAKNKCFIGLCPNFKARYQLSKKAEEDAAAVDELLQQGGFDKVSYRDVPQPIVVVPPKDFEDFDSRKLMFNNIMEAVKDPNLNIIGVYGMPGVGKTTLVKEVVRQVKEDKLFDSVVMAVVTHIPDVQKIQDEIADMLGLKFEEQSISGRASRLHQRLKKEKKILVVLDDIWAKLDLIEVGIPLGDEDQGCTILLTSRDLNVLLKDMDAKKSFPIGVLEHEEAWHFFSKIIGDGVESSDLLPIATEVAKKCGGLPIAIRTLSTFLRNEPPFVWEDALRQLSKPSSSNFQGVPATVYSTIEWSYDRLQSEDHKQIFLLCSLMGHNASLDLLLVFAMGLGLFHGVSTIKETRDKLLTVVRQLKASCLLLDGNTNMHFDMHDLISDVALSIASKGNPVFVLRRKHDLSDWPDDETMKECGKISCVGISELPDLLKCPRLTFLGMDSKKPSMKIPTNFFKKTKNLKVLNLSGMNLSSLPSSISLLGNLRALVLSNCVLEDIALVGELKNLEILSIASSDIEMLPEELGQLTKLKRLDLRSCSKLKRIPPGILCKLSRLEELSMGDSFVEWGAEGHSSLQSNSSLAELKALSCLTALEIHISNAKIIPKDFSFEKLQRYIIFIGEASHWDWNGDWVREYSRTLNLNLQTSISFLNNGVKVLLKKAENLYIDEVNGVEILLHESEFGNYFKQLRNLHIQNGAMVQYILKDCDAVQKIEFLQLESLTLKGLPDLISFCSKNEGSTSISPQEIALFKQQLEKLKLSSVSIERIWVPQAFCSTQNLTSLIIEGCANIKHVLSDTTPEYLQQLRCLEISECKCIQEIISTDKMIQETFKNRALIRFPRLNFLKLKGLQKLIGFCHEDYIVEFPALTILEIENCPEMKGFIHNSIRKNVPSHGAFFNNKVGFSNLKKITIPHLRNAKRI; from the exons ACGGAGTGCTGCTAGATGTTGATGCTGCTGAAAAGAACGGGGAGAATATATACCCCGTAGTCAACACTTGGCTGGCGAAAGCGGACAAAATGATCGATTCAGAGTTGAAGGAAGTGAAGAGTCTCGAAGACGAAGCAAAGAACAAGTGTTTCATCGGCTTGTGCCCTAATTTCAAGGCTCGCTATCAGCTTAGCAAGAAAGCAGAAGAAGATGCCGCTGCCGTTGATGAACTCCTCCAGCAAGGCGGGTTTGACAAAGTATCATATCGGGATGTCCCGCAGCCCATAGTGGTTGTTCCTCCTAAAGATTTCGAAGACTTTGATTCAAGAAAGCTGATGTTTAACAATATCATGGAGGCGGTGAAAGATCCTAATCTCAACATTATAGGGGTGTACGGAATGCCTGGTGTCGGCAAGACTACGCTTGTGAAAGAAGTTGTCAGACAAGTCAAAGAAGATAAGTTATTCGACTCAGTGGTTATGGCTGTTGTCACTCATATTCCTGACGTCCAGAAAATTCAAGATGAAATTGCAGATATGTTGGGATTGAAATTTGAGGAGCAAAGTATAAGTGGAAGAGCAAGTCGGTTGCACCAAAGgttgaagaaagagaagaagattCTTGTTGTTTTAGATGACATTTGGGCAAAATTAGACCTGATTGAAGTGGGGATTCCTTTGGGAGACGAGGATCAGGGATGTACCATACTGCTGACATCCAGAGATCTTAATGTTTTGTTGAAGGACATGGATGCTAAAAAGAGTTTTCCAATCGGAGTTTTAGAACATGAAGAAGCATGGCATTTCTTCAGCAAGATTATAGGGGATGGTGTTGAAAGTTCTGACTTGTTGCCTATAGCAACTGAGGTAGCTAAAAAATGTGGTGGTCTACCAATTGCCATTAGAACACTTTCGACGTTTTTGAGAAACGAGCCTCCATTTGTATGGGAGGATGCTTTGCGACAGCTTAGCAAGCCATCGTCGAGCAACTTCCAAGGAGTACCAGCAACTGTATATTCAACTATAGAGTGGAGTTACGATCGTTTACAAAGCGAGGACCATAAACAGATTTTCTTACTTTGCAGTCTAATGGGTCATAATGCTTCCCTTGATTTGTTGCTTGTGTTTGCAATGGGGTTAGGGTTATTTCATGGCGTCAGCACAATTAAAGAAACAAGGGACAAACTGTTGACAGTGGTGAGGCAGCTCAAAGCCTCTTGTTTGTTACTTGACGGTAATACCAATATGCACTTTGATATGCATGATCTTATTTCTGATGTGGCCTTGTCAATCGCTTCTAAAGGCAACCCTGTGTTTGTTTTAAGACGCAAACATGATTTGAGTGATTGGCCAGATGATGAAACAATGAAAGAGTGCGGCAAAATATCATGTGTTGGTATCAGTGAGCTTCCTGATCTGTTGAAATGCCCCAGACTTACTTTTTTAGGTATGGATAGCAAGAAACCTTCGATGAAAATACCAACGAACTTTTTTAAGAAAACGAAAAATCTTAAAGTCCTAAATTTGAGTGGTATGAATTTATCGTCTTTGCCTTCATCAATTTCTTTGCTAGGAAACCTTCGAGCACTAGTCTTGAGTAATTGTGTGTTGGAAGATATAGCCCTTGTTGGAGAGCTCAAGAATCTGGAGATCCTTAGCATTGCGAGTTCTGATATTGAAATGCTACCGGAGGAATTAGGACAACTGACTAAGCTAAAGCGGTTAGATTTACGTTCTTGTTCCAAACTCAAAAGAATTCCACCTGGTATCTTGTGTAAATTGTCTAGGTTAGAAGAACTATCTATGGGTGACAGTTTTGTTGAATGGGGAGCAGAGGGACACTCCAGCCTGCAAAGCAATTCTAGTCTTGCTGAATTGAAAGCTTTGTCATGTTTAACTGCTTTAGAAATTCATATCTCTAATGCCAAGATTATTCCCAAAGACTTCTCCTTTGAAAAGTTGCAAAGATACATTATTTTCATCGGAGAAGCATCGCATTGGGATTGGAATGGGGATTGGGTTCGTGAATACTCTAGAACACTAAATCTTAACCTACAGACAAGCATTAGCTTTCTTAATAATGGAGTCAAAGTTTTATTGAAGAAAGctgaaaatttatatatagatGAAGTGAACGGTGTGGAGATTTTGTTACATGAATCAGAATTTGGGAATTATTTTAAGCAATTGAGGAATCTGCATATCCAGAATGGTGCGATGGTCCAATATATCCTTAAAGATTGTGATGCAGTTCAGAAAATTGAATTTCTCCAACTTGAGTCTCTCACACTAAAGGGTCTACCGGATCTCATTAGCTTTTGCTCCAAAAATGAAGGTTCAACTTCCATATCTCCACAAGAAATTGCCCTTTTCAAGCAACag CTGGAGAAGTTGAAACTATCCTCAGTTAGCATTGAAAGAATATGGGTTCCCCAAGCATTTTGTTCAACTCAAAATTTGACGAGTTTGATCATTGAGGGCTGCGCCAACATAAAACATGTCTTATCCGACACCACGCCTGAATATTTACAGCAGCTCAGATGTCTGGAAATTAGTGAATGCAAGTGCATACAGGAGATAATATCAACGGATAAGATGATCCAAGAAACATTCAAAAATAGAGCTCTAATCCGCTTCCCCCGATTGAACTTCCTCAAACTGAAGGGTCTTCAGAAACTCATCGGATTTTGCCATGAAGATTATATTGTTGAATTTCCAGCCTTGACAATTCTTGAGATAGAAAATTGTCCAGAAATGAAGGGATTCATCCATAATTCTATTAGGAAAAATGTGCCTTCCCATGGAGCTTTTTTCAATAATAAG GTTGGCTTTTCCAACTTGAAGAAAATCACAATCCCCCATTTGAGGAATGCAAAGAGGATATAG